One stretch of Lachnospiraceae bacterium oral taxon 096 DNA includes these proteins:
- the tnpB gene encoding IS200/IS605 family element transposase accessory protein TnpB, producing MLKAYRYRIYPNKEQEIQLAKTFGCCRFVYNQTLAYRKDAYEKEKKSVSKTDCNNYCNRELKKAYEWLKEVDKFALTNAIYNMDSAYQKFFKEHAGYPKFKSKHSNHKSYTTNFTNGNITVDFDRGRIKLPKLKRVKIKLHRKFSGRIKTATISKVPSGKYYVSVLVETEHSPLVKTNGQIGLDLGIKDLCITSDGKKYENPKTIKKYEKKLTRLQRQLANKTKGSRNYQKKRKQIALCHEKIANTRKDYLHKISSEIINENQVIVSENLQIKNMVKNHNLAKTISDVSWYELTRQLEYKSKWNGRNYIKIDTFYASSQLCFSCGYKNTNVKDLKVRDWMCPFCNTKHDRDINAAKNILAEGLRQVV from the coding sequence ATGTTAAAGGCATATAGATATCGGATTTATCCAAACAAAGAGCAAGAAATACAGTTAGCAAAGACATTTGGCTGTTGTCGTTTTGTATATAATCAAACCCTTGCGTACAGAAAAGATGCTTATGAAAAAGAAAAAAAGTCTGTCAGTAAAACAGATTGTAATAATTATTGTAATAGAGAGCTGAAAAAAGCTTATGAATGGCTAAAAGAAGTAGATAAATTTGCTTTAACAAATGCAATTTATAATATGGATAGTGCTTATCAAAAGTTTTTCAAAGAACATGCAGGTTATCCAAAGTTTAAGAGTAAGCACAGTAATCATAAATCATATACAACCAATTTTACAAATGGGAATATAACTGTAGATTTTGATAGAGGAAGAATAAAGCTGCCAAAATTAAAAAGGGTAAAAATAAAATTACATAGAAAATTTTCAGGTCGGATAAAAACAGCAACTATATCTAAGGTACCAAGTGGCAAGTACTATGTGTCTGTTCTTGTAGAAACTGAACATAGTCCACTTGTAAAGACAAACGGACAAATAGGATTGGATTTAGGGATAAAAGATTTATGTATCACATCAGATGGGAAGAAATATGAAAATCCGAAGACAATTAAAAAATATGAGAAAAAGCTTACAAGATTACAAAGACAATTAGCAAATAAAACAAAGGGGAGTAGGAACTATCAGAAAAAAAGGAAACAAATAGCACTATGCCATGAGAAAATAGCTAATACAAGAAAAGATTATCTGCATAAGATTTCAAGCGAAATTATAAACGAAAACCAAGTGATAGTTTCGGAAAACTTACAGATAAAAAATATGGTGAAAAATCATAATTTAGCGAAAACTATAAGCGATGTATCGTGGTATGAGCTGACAAGACAACTGGAATATAAGTCAAAATGGAATGGTAGAAATTATATTAAGATAGATACATTTTATGCAAGTAGCCAGCTATGTTTTAGTTGTGGATATAAAAATACAAATGTAAAAGATCTAAAAGTAAGAGATTGGATGTGTCCTTTCTGCAATACAAAACACGATAGAGATATCAATGCGGCAAAAAATATATTGGCAGAAGGATTAAGACAAGTAGTATAA
- a CDS encoding CRISPR-associated protein Csm6, which translates to MNILFSPVGGTDPVSERNLYDGSMLHICRHCDIDKVYLYMTKEIWEKHVKDNRYRFFIEKLAEQKNKKIECVIIADKDLENVQVYDQFLFRFEKEINSIVKELKEGDQFFINISSGTPAMKNALVILQDLNEYNCKFIQVSTPERKMNQQIHEKNLDLELMWELNAELERDGENRCAENVCPSLSRLRKEEIIKKHIDEYDYRAALSVARSMEKHSIQNYIEELQRAANRYNLNMKKVDRDYKKDGFDITPVKSGDARKLFEYALWLNIKEKRQEYIDFVRGITPIVVELFEVVLKSKGKLDINDYCKVNKYGVRKWDQDKVTRNLPGRSDSISEITDREHREKHSEDANPSRFNLSNVYSEALLYLLRNLADDTTLLDIANNLRSVEEKVRNLAAHDIVSLDGNDIKNRTGFTPSQIMDMIKKLFAYTNFGIKPEYWNSYEEMNRELKRRISDHAKRS; encoded by the coding sequence ATGAATATACTTTTTTCACCAGTTGGAGGAACAGATCCAGTATCAGAGCGCAATTTATATGATGGTTCGATGTTGCATATTTGCAGACATTGTGATATTGACAAGGTTTATCTGTATATGACGAAGGAAATATGGGAAAAACATGTAAAGGACAATCGCTATCGTTTCTTTATTGAGAAATTAGCTGAGCAAAAGAATAAGAAGATCGAATGTGTTATTATTGCAGACAAGGATCTTGAAAATGTACAAGTATATGATCAATTCTTATTTAGATTTGAGAAGGAAATCAATTCGATTGTCAAGGAGTTGAAGGAAGGGGATCAATTTTTTATTAATATTTCTTCTGGAACTCCAGCAATGAAAAATGCGTTAGTTATTTTGCAGGACTTAAATGAATATAACTGCAAGTTTATTCAGGTTTCCACGCCAGAAAGGAAAATGAATCAACAGATCCATGAGAAAAATCTTGATTTGGAATTGATGTGGGAGTTAAATGCAGAGCTAGAACGAGATGGCGAGAATCGATGTGCTGAAAATGTATGCCCATCGCTATCGAGACTTAGAAAAGAAGAGATCATCAAAAAGCATATCGACGAGTATGACTATAGAGCGGCACTTTCTGTAGCAAGGAGCATGGAAAAACACAGCATCCAAAATTATATTGAAGAATTGCAGCGAGCAGCAAATCGCTATAATTTGAATATGAAGAAGGTGGATCGTGACTACAAGAAAGATGGATTTGACATCACACCAGTAAAGTCTGGAGATGCGAGAAAGCTTTTTGAGTACGCATTGTGGTTGAATATCAAGGAAAAAAGGCAGGAGTATATTGACTTTGTCAGAGGTATTACACCAATTGTTGTCGAGCTATTTGAAGTTGTGTTAAAGAGCAAAGGAAAGTTGGACATCAATGACTATTGCAAGGTAAATAAGTATGGTGTCAGAAAGTGGGATCAAGACAAAGTTACACGGAATTTGCCAGGTAGATCGGATAGTATCAGTGAGATCACGGACAGGGAGCATAGAGAAAAGCACAGTGAAGATGCAAATCCATCTAGGTTTAATTTGTCCAATGTATATTCAGAGGCCCTATTGTATCTGTTGAGAAATTTGGCCGATGATACGACACTTCTAGATATTGCAAATAATCTCAGAAGTGTGGAGGAGAAAGTGAGAAATCTTGCTGCACATGATATTGTTTCACTCGATGGCAATGACATCAAGAATAGGACTGGATTTACTCCTTCTCAGATTATGGATATGATAAAGAAGCTTTTTGCCTATACGAATTTTGGCATTAAACCAGAGTATTGGAATTCCTATGAGGAGATGAATAGGGAGTTAAAGAGAAGGATTAGCGACCATGCAAAAAGAAGCTAG
- a CDS encoding glycoside hydrolase family 3 C-terminal domain-containing protein yields MQRMDTKEPRPFEKVGIEAVRKAAPECMVLLKNEKNILPLNKPKEIALYGSGVRHTVKGGTGSGDVNVRHFVTVEEGIENVGIKVASKPWLDEYDKVCDAETKAFFERAYEKALENHETLFDSLVWLTAPQPEYDIPFDDENTDTAIYVLSRNSGEGKDRSVESGDIALSHSEIRDILELNRKYKKFVLVLNVGGVVDLTPVLEVDTILLMSQVGIASGDALCDVLFGKAYPSGKLTTTWAEINDYPSTKGFGARDDTYYHEGIYVGYRYFDTVGYQPMFPFGYGLSYTKFEITESKVVTENDVLKDGSEITVEAVIKNIGKFPGKEVVQVYICAPQTELDKPYQELKGYRKTKELLPNATEKVSIQIPIESLVSFDSRLNAYVLEAGNYEVRIGFSSRDIKAVVKLTLAEDVVLKKVKTICENKNLTDTFSDFTPKFVGLQNQKVVAESIEWKVKKSSPIEVKYSEEAVEYPKTGKYSWKDVTSKRISIDSFVAGLTNEELAHICVGNFDETTGDSIVGDASAKVAGAAGETTHFDRKYGIPEVVMADGPAGLRLSPIYNLKSDGCVRSKGSSFDNACMKVLTEEQLKKLGWNSESDTDENVDASVDYYQYATAIPIGTALAQSWNDQLAYELGDLVGSEMEIFGIDLWLAPALNIHRSVLCGRNFEYYSEDPLISGKMAAAITRGVQSHRGKAVTIKHFAANNQETNRNASNSVVSERALREIYLKGFEICVREASPKAVMSSYNLVNGEHTCQIKDLQTYVLRDEWGFDGFVMTDWSVTKGLAKGDKKYPVAYASGIVKAGNDMTMPGNRNDVMDILKALEDQRHPYSITRAQLQLSAKRILSTILSMCI; encoded by the coding sequence ATGCAAAGAATGGACACAAAAGAGCCAAGACCTTTTGAAAAGGTGGGGATTGAAGCAGTACGAAAAGCAGCACCAGAGTGCATGGTACTATTAAAGAATGAGAAAAATATCCTGCCTTTGAATAAGCCAAAGGAAATTGCACTGTATGGCAGTGGCGTTCGGCATACAGTCAAGGGGGGAACAGGATCTGGTGATGTGAATGTGAGGCATTTTGTCACAGTGGAAGAAGGAATCGAAAATGTAGGAATAAAGGTGGCAAGTAAGCCATGGTTAGATGAATATGATAAAGTTTGTGACGCAGAAACAAAAGCGTTTTTTGAACGAGCATATGAAAAGGCGTTGGAAAATCATGAGACTCTATTTGATTCCTTAGTGTGGCTGACAGCACCTCAACCGGAGTATGACATTCCATTTGATGATGAAAATACAGACACGGCCATCTATGTTTTGTCAAGAAACAGTGGCGAAGGAAAAGATAGGAGTGTAGAGAGCGGAGATATTGCTCTAAGTCACAGTGAAATTCGAGATATTTTAGAGCTAAATAGAAAGTATAAAAAATTTGTACTTGTGCTCAATGTCGGTGGTGTAGTTGATTTGACACCAGTGTTAGAAGTGGACACTATACTCTTGATGAGTCAAGTTGGCATTGCCAGTGGCGATGCACTCTGTGATGTATTATTTGGAAAGGCGTATCCATCAGGAAAACTGACCACGACATGGGCAGAGATCAATGACTATCCAAGTACAAAAGGATTTGGAGCTAGGGACGACACCTACTATCATGAGGGGATTTATGTGGGCTATCGATACTTTGATACTGTTGGTTATCAGCCGATGTTTCCATTTGGCTATGGACTTAGCTATACAAAATTTGAAATAACAGAAAGTAAGGTGGTCACAGAGAATGATGTGCTCAAAGATGGCAGCGAGATTACCGTAGAGGCTGTGATAAAAAATATTGGAAAATTTCCAGGAAAAGAAGTTGTACAAGTCTATATCTGTGCACCACAGACAGAACTTGACAAACCTTATCAGGAATTGAAAGGCTATAGAAAGACGAAAGAGCTTTTGCCAAATGCCACAGAGAAGGTTTCCATTCAAATACCAATAGAGAGTTTAGTCTCATTTGACAGCAGGCTAAATGCATATGTGCTGGAAGCAGGTAACTACGAGGTGAGAATAGGCTTTTCGTCAAGAGATATAAAAGCAGTCGTAAAGCTTACATTAGCTGAAGATGTCGTGCTAAAAAAGGTCAAGACGATCTGTGAAAATAAGAATCTCACAGATACTTTTTCAGATTTTACACCGAAATTTGTTGGTCTACAAAATCAAAAAGTGGTGGCAGAAAGTATAGAGTGGAAAGTGAAAAAATCTTCGCCTATTGAAGTAAAGTACTCTGAAGAAGCAGTGGAATATCCAAAGACAGGAAAATATTCTTGGAAAGATGTCACTAGCAAGAGAATCAGCATAGATAGCTTTGTGGCAGGACTTACAAATGAAGAACTGGCACATATCTGTGTGGGAAATTTTGATGAAACCACGGGCGATTCTATTGTTGGAGATGCGTCAGCGAAGGTGGCAGGTGCAGCAGGTGAGACAACACATTTTGATAGAAAGTATGGTATTCCTGAAGTAGTCATGGCAGATGGACCCGCAGGGTTGCGACTTTCACCAATCTACAATCTCAAGAGCGACGGTTGTGTACGATCTAAGGGATCAAGTTTTGATAATGCCTGTATGAAGGTCTTGACAGAGGAACAGCTAAAAAAATTGGGATGGAATTCCGAAAGTGATACAGATGAAAATGTAGATGCCAGTGTAGATTATTATCAATATGCCACGGCAATACCGATTGGCACCGCATTGGCACAGAGCTGGAATGATCAACTTGCATATGAACTTGGTGACTTAGTGGGAAGTGAGATGGAGATATTTGGCATTGATCTGTGGCTTGCCCCCGCATTGAATATTCATAGATCTGTGCTCTGTGGAAGAAACTTTGAGTATTATAGTGAGGATCCTCTGATCAGTGGAAAGATGGCCGCAGCGATCACTAGAGGTGTGCAGTCACATCGGGGAAAGGCGGTTACCATCAAGCATTTTGCTGCAAACAACCAAGAGACAAATCGAAATGCCTCCAACAGTGTAGTCAGTGAGAGAGCGTTGAGAGAAATCTATTTGAAGGGCTTTGAAATTTGTGTGAGGGAAGCCTCTCCAAAGGCTGTGATGAGTTCTTATAATCTTGTCAATGGAGAGCATACTTGTCAAATAAAGGATTTACAGACCTATGTCTTGCGTGATGAATGGGGATTTGATGGATTTGTTATGACGGATTGGTCGGTGACAAAAGGTCTAGCAAAGGGAGATAAGAAGTATCCTGTAGCATATGCATCTGGAATTGTGAAGGCTGGAAATGATATGACTATGCCGGGGAACAGAAACGATGTCATGGACATATTGAAAGCATTGGAGGATCAAAGACATCCATATTCCATAACAAGAGCACAATTACAGTTGTCAGCGAAGAGAATTTTGAGCACGATTTTGTCTATGTGCATATAA
- a CDS encoding WYL domain-containing protein, with amino-acid sequence MENAKIDIYPSPKIRKMMDNDIELFEIFKDNKNSEPTKGNTNAFLNRLLYVYFNKDKYKDEMEEFTKLLDTYPMIAKDIRKLIDMILDNEADELLPRHSNNTEDTPEKNRLSFKPTQKNYTTNIYEEIDKDCPHDMSRSGFICKILKLYFKKPLYQRERIIFQSEYENISCRCQKKCIKFYNLSDNQWYTVMPYKIFLGKEQMFNYVFCYGLDENNTIKNYSFRLSRMSQIQGTSLFIPCPEDIEKNFSLTQSLGASYAINTPPETSCVLLTKKGLSSFRHIYFGRPKIKEKKPAPNGCFRYSFNCSEEQLYRYFRRFNPGEAIVESPPSLRDRIIDFHKKSLEVYQ; translated from the coding sequence ATGGAGAATGCAAAAATTGATATCTATCCTTCACCTAAGATCCGCAAAATGATGGACAACGATATCGAACTATTTGAAATATTCAAAGACAATAAGAACAGCGAACCAACGAAAGGAAACACCAATGCCTTTCTCAATCGACTGCTCTATGTATACTTTAACAAAGACAAATATAAGGACGAAATGGAGGAATTTACAAAATTATTGGATACCTACCCTATGATTGCTAAAGATATTCGTAAGCTAATCGACATGATACTAGACAACGAAGCAGACGAGCTATTGCCTCGTCACAGCAATAACACAGAGGATACACCTGAAAAAAATCGCTTGTCATTTAAGCCGACTCAAAAAAACTATACCACAAATATATACGAAGAAATTGACAAGGATTGTCCCCATGATATGAGTCGATCAGGATTTATATGTAAAATTCTCAAGCTCTACTTTAAGAAACCTTTGTACCAGCGCGAACGGATTATATTCCAGTCTGAGTATGAGAATATTTCCTGTCGTTGTCAGAAAAAATGTATTAAATTTTACAATTTATCCGATAATCAATGGTACACTGTAATGCCATATAAAATTTTTCTTGGCAAGGAGCAGATGTTTAATTATGTCTTCTGCTATGGATTGGATGAAAATAACACAATAAAAAATTATTCATTTCGATTAAGTAGAATGTCACAGATTCAAGGAACTTCTTTGTTTATCCCTTGCCCTGAAGATATTGAAAAAAACTTTTCACTTACCCAAAGCCTTGGTGCTTCCTATGCCATCAATACTCCACCTGAAACAAGTTGTGTCCTTCTAACAAAAAAAGGGCTGTCTTCTTTTCGACATATTTACTTTGGAAGACCAAAGATAAAGGAAAAAAAGCCTGCCCCTAATGGCTGTTTTCGATACTCTTTCAATTGCTCTGAGGAACAGTTATATCGCTACTTTCGCCGCTTTAATCCTGGGGAGGCCATCGTAGAATCACCTCCTTCTCTCAGAGATAGAATTATTGATTTTCACAAGAAGTCTTTAGAAGTCTACCAATAG
- a CDS encoding EcsC family protein: MKNEVVTQKQQEQGMQWLDVAYGQAIKGIGLGDTSVEKMAGDYLAKYSSAEEACKAMLKNQVKKCTSSGVITGFGGFTTLPFTLPLNVTSVLYMQMRMIACTAHLAEYSPSSDQTETLVLACLVGEPLTQVAKQAGVKLGTRVATNAIKKIPGKTLTKINQAIGCRFITKFGTKGIVNLGKAVPLIGAGVGGAFDYFGTRTIADRAYKAFFEGRW, translated from the coding sequence ATGAAAAATGAAGTTGTGACACAAAAACAGCAAGAGCAGGGAATGCAATGGCTGGATGTCGCCTATGGTCAAGCGATAAAAGGCATTGGTCTTGGCGACACAAGTGTAGAAAAAATGGCAGGGGATTATCTTGCAAAATATTCAAGTGCAGAAGAAGCTTGCAAGGCAATGTTAAAAAATCAAGTTAAAAAATGTACATCCAGTGGAGTTATCACAGGTTTTGGGGGTTTTACAACACTTCCATTTACTCTTCCGCTCAATGTCACCAGTGTATTGTATATGCAAATGAGAATGATTGCCTGCACAGCGCATTTGGCTGAGTATTCTCCATCGAGTGATCAGACGGAAACACTTGTCCTTGCCTGCCTTGTTGGGGAGCCATTGACTCAGGTAGCAAAGCAAGCGGGTGTAAAACTGGGAACAAGAGTTGCCACAAATGCAATCAAAAAAATTCCAGGCAAAACACTGACAAAAATCAATCAGGCGATTGGCTGTCGGTTTATTACCAAGTTTGGCACAAAGGGAATTGTAAATCTTGGAAAGGCCGTGCCACTGATTGGAGCAGGTGTGGGCGGTGCATTCGACTATTTTGGAACTCGCACCATAGCTGACAGAGCCTATAAGGCATTTTTTGAAGGAAGGTGGTAG
- a CDS encoding HAD-IC family P-type ATPase, with the protein MDVIDENTPTLAGLSKSEVADRVARGEGNKADIGTDKTTREIILSNLCTYFNLIFLVISILLILVGSYRNLTFLPIIIGNTVIGIVQELRAKKTLEKMNLLSAPHVDVLRDGKLENLLSEELVKDDIVLFSAGKQICADARVVEGSINVNESLLTGEVDEIEKNVGSALMSGSFVVSGECYAKVEKVGADSYISKLSIEAKSMSGKEQSEMIRQINLIVKAVGIIIIPIAIILFCQSYYVNHDTLSKSVTSTVAAIIGMIPEGLYLLTTLALAISTVKLARRKVLLHDMKSIETLARVDVLCVDKTGTITEPDMRVEEVFLCKSGSKPELSEEDLKRTLADYVFASKDNNATMKSLKEYASNIKIYGDKIPKKILPFSSALKYGSITFEDGCYLLGAPEFIMKENFVKFENDVFPYTQRGSRVLLFAKYEGDDIEKGITQNVIPLGFVAFSNPIRANAEKTFNYFRSQNVGIKVISGDNPQTVSQVAIQAGIENAENYIDASLLDSDKKIEEAMSNYTVFGRVTPKQKQKIVKALQRQGHTVAMTGDGVNDILAMKDADCSVAMASGSEACAQAAQVVLLDSDFAHMPDLVYEGRRVVNNIERSASLFLVKNIFSLLLSVLSAVFLFTYPLEPAQISFVSMFTIGIPGFLLALEPNKNRIQGNFLKNVLIKALPGGLTDVIAVFAIVVAGSVFRISEDSIGTIATLVMSVVGFMILTKISEPLDYRKYLVIAVNVVGLLFSGLLLRRLFALTDLSKISILLMVIFGFAAESVFRNLTLLVEKVEIFYLQAREKSIKSKK; encoded by the coding sequence ATGGATGTAATAGATGAAAATACTCCCACATTGGCAGGGCTTAGTAAGTCCGAAGTGGCCGACAGAGTGGCTAGGGGAGAGGGAAATAAGGCCGACATAGGAACAGATAAGACGACAAGAGAAATTATTTTATCTAATCTATGTACCTACTTTAATTTGATATTTTTGGTTATTTCTATTTTGTTGATTTTGGTAGGATCGTATAGAAATCTTACATTTTTGCCAATTATTATTGGAAATACAGTGATTGGAATTGTGCAGGAGCTTCGCGCAAAGAAGACATTGGAAAAGATGAATCTTTTGAGTGCTCCGCATGTCGATGTCCTCAGAGATGGGAAACTAGAAAATCTCTTGTCAGAAGAGCTTGTCAAAGATGATATTGTTTTGTTTTCGGCTGGAAAGCAGATTTGTGCAGATGCTAGAGTTGTAGAGGGAAGCATCAATGTAAATGAATCATTGCTGACAGGTGAGGTAGATGAGATTGAAAAGAATGTTGGCAGTGCGTTGATGTCAGGAAGTTTTGTGGTGTCAGGAGAGTGCTATGCAAAAGTTGAAAAAGTAGGTGCCGATTCTTATATTTCAAAGCTGAGCATAGAAGCAAAGTCGATGAGTGGTAAAGAACAGTCAGAAATGATACGCCAAATCAATTTGATTGTTAAGGCCGTAGGTATTATTATCATACCGATTGCTATTATTTTGTTTTGCCAAAGCTATTATGTCAATCATGATACATTGAGCAAAAGTGTGACTTCAACAGTGGCAGCGATTATTGGTATGATTCCAGAGGGACTCTATTTATTGACTACTTTAGCCTTGGCCATCAGCACAGTGAAGCTAGCTAGAAGGAAGGTGCTACTCCATGATATGAAGAGCATTGAGACTTTGGCTAGAGTTGATGTGCTGTGTGTGGATAAGACAGGAACCATTACAGAGCCGGATATGAGGGTAGAAGAGGTATTCCTTTGTAAAAGTGGTTCAAAGCCTGAGCTAAGTGAGGAGGATTTAAAGAGGACACTGGCTGACTATGTTTTTGCTTCTAAAGATAACAATGCAACAATGAAGTCGCTCAAGGAATATGCAAGTAATATTAAGATCTATGGGGACAAAATACCAAAAAAGATTTTGCCCTTTTCCTCTGCACTAAAATATGGAAGCATCACTTTTGAAGATGGTTGCTATTTGCTTGGAGCACCAGAGTTTATTATGAAAGAGAATTTCGTAAAATTTGAAAATGATGTTTTTCCCTATACACAAAGGGGCAGTCGTGTTTTACTTTTTGCAAAGTATGAGGGAGATGATATTGAAAAAGGGATTACTCAAAATGTCATACCACTAGGATTTGTTGCTTTTTCAAATCCAATTCGTGCAAATGCAGAAAAAACATTTAACTACTTTAGGAGTCAAAATGTTGGCATCAAGGTGATATCGGGAGATAATCCACAGACAGTGTCACAGGTTGCCATTCAAGCAGGAATAGAAAATGCCGAAAATTACATTGATGCAAGTTTACTCGACAGCGACAAGAAAATAGAAGAAGCTATGTCAAATTATACCGTGTTTGGGCGTGTGACACCAAAGCAAAAGCAAAAGATTGTAAAGGCCTTACAAAGGCAGGGGCATACAGTGGCGATGACAGGAGATGGTGTCAATGATATCTTGGCAATGAAAGATGCAGATTGCAGTGTGGCCATGGCCTCAGGAAGCGAAGCCTGTGCACAGGCAGCACAGGTCGTACTATTGGATTCTGACTTTGCCCATATGCCAGACCTCGTGTATGAAGGACGAAGAGTGGTCAACAATATTGAGCGTTCCGCAAGTCTATTCCTAGTGAAGAATATCTTCTCCTTACTTTTGTCTGTGCTGTCGGCAGTATTTTTATTTACTTATCCGCTCGAACCTGCACAAATTTCCTTTGTGAGTATGTTTACCATCGGAATTCCAGGATTTCTTTTGGCGTTGGAGCCAAATAAGAATCGAATTCAAGGAAATTTCCTCAAAAATGTGTTGATTAAGGCGTTGCCGGGAGGACTGACGGATGTGATTGCTGTATTTGCCATTGTGGTTGCCGGAAGTGTATTTAGAATATCCGAAGATAGCATAGGAACGATTGCCACCTTGGTCATGTCTGTTGTCGGATTTATGATTTTGACAAAGATCAGCGAACCACTGGACTATCGGAAGTATCTAGTGATTGCAGTGAATGTTGTCGGGTTGCTATTTTCGGGACTCCTTCTTAGAAGATTGTTTGCATTGACTGACTTGTCAAAAATCAGTATTTTACTTATGGTAATTTTTGGATTTGCAGCGGAGTCTGTATTTAGAAATTTGACTTTGTTGGTAGAGAAGGTAGAAATTTTCTATTTGCAGGCAAGGGAAAAAAGTATAAAAAGCAAAAAGTAA